The following proteins are co-located in the Paenibacillus sp. FSL H8-0079 genome:
- a CDS encoding LacI family DNA-binding transcriptional regulator, which yields MASRREVADLAGVSEATVSRVLNGVGPIKEETRRKVLEASEQLGYVPSALARSFARSKSGNLGVVLPYVPKAHLFSAYFFSEMLSGIGSKARDNGMDLLVMFRTPGEVMNYTDLFRRQKVDACIILGARDDHEELAAMQQLHQEGHPFCVMNQHFEGQSFTEVDADHVEGSRLAIRHLTDQGYRQIAFLNGPDSYSNSQERMEGVRLGLQEAGMELDPSLLLEGNYSRRSGIAAAAIIADRLHEIDAVFAANDRMAIGVMHGLRERGIGHADFPAFVGYDDSDAAEMAVPPLSSVRVPFFEMGELAVSKLMHGSVGDTHKANNSVVAVTESARALLPTELIIRASSIR from the coding sequence ATGGCATCTCGCAGAGAAGTGGCTGATCTTGCGGGGGTTTCCGAGGCAACCGTATCCCGGGTGCTTAATGGGGTAGGTCCTATTAAAGAAGAGACACGTCGCAAGGTTCTTGAAGCTTCCGAACAGTTAGGCTATGTGCCCAGCGCGCTTGCTCGCAGTTTTGCCAGAAGTAAAAGCGGGAATCTTGGTGTGGTATTACCTTATGTTCCGAAGGCGCATCTGTTCTCGGCGTATTTTTTCTCGGAAATGCTTAGTGGGATTGGAAGCAAAGCCAGAGACAATGGCATGGACCTGCTGGTTATGTTCCGGACACCCGGTGAAGTGATGAATTATACGGATCTGTTCCGGCGTCAGAAAGTGGATGCCTGCATCATCCTTGGTGCCAGAGATGATCACGAAGAACTGGCGGCAATGCAGCAGCTTCACCAGGAGGGTCACCCATTCTGTGTCATGAATCAGCATTTTGAAGGCCAATCGTTCACGGAAGTGGACGCGGATCATGTGGAAGGAAGTAGGCTTGCGATACGTCATCTTACGGATCAGGGGTATCGCCAAATCGCTTTTCTCAATGGTCCGGATAGCTATTCCAACAGCCAGGAGCGAATGGAAGGTGTCCGTCTGGGCCTGCAAGAAGCGGGTATGGAGCTGGACCCGAGCCTATTGCTTGAGGGGAATTACAGCAGACGAAGCGGCATAGCGGCGGCAGCAATTATAGCAGATCGGCTCCATGAAATCGACGCTGTATTTGCGGCCAATGATCGAATGGCTATTGGGGTCATGCATGGTTTGCGTGAGCGGGGAATAGGGCATGCGGATTTTCCGGCATTTGTGGGTTATGACGACTCCGATGCCGCCGAGATGGCGGTTCCGCCGCTGAGCAGCGTCAGGGTTCCATTTTTCGAGATGGGTGAACTTGCAGTATCGAAGCTTATGCATGGGTCTGTGGGTGATACACATAAAGCGAATAACTCTGTTGTAGCGGTAACCGAATCAGCGAGAGCATTGTTGCCTACCGAACTAATCATCCGTGCTTCTTCTATCCGTTAA
- the glpX gene encoding class II fructose-bisphosphatase produces the protein MERELALEIVRVTELAALASAPWMGRGDKNSADEAATLAMRAMFDSVSIRGTVVIGEGEMDEAPMLYIGEEVGNAEGPEVDVAVDPLEGTEIVAKGLNNALSVIAVAGKGNLLHAPDMYMEKLAVGPALVGKVSIEDPVEVTLEKAAAALNKNISDLTVMILDRVRHESTIKTLRKVGVRIKFLSDGDVAGAMAPAFPEAGIDLYVGSGGAPEGVLAAAALSCLGGEIQGRLMPANADEFQRCLQMGIDNPYKVLTMQDMIGTEDVIFAATGVTPGEILGGVRYLADDRAETDSIVMRAKTKTIRFIRSQHFLPNKEVLHKVRQLQSTPEPSDRIPSHVKTLEQAEFSQSSVD, from the coding sequence ATGGAACGCGAACTGGCGTTGGAAATTGTCAGAGTAACAGAATTGGCTGCGTTAGCTTCAGCACCCTGGATGGGACGAGGCGATAAGAACAGTGCAGATGAAGCGGCTACTTTGGCCATGCGCGCCATGTTCGATTCCGTGTCTATTCGCGGCACGGTGGTAATCGGTGAAGGGGAAATGGATGAAGCACCCATGTTGTACATCGGCGAGGAAGTGGGCAACGCTGAGGGCCCTGAGGTTGACGTGGCTGTAGACCCGCTCGAAGGTACAGAAATCGTGGCCAAAGGACTGAACAACGCTCTATCGGTTATTGCAGTGGCGGGAAAAGGTAACCTGCTCCACGCACCGGACATGTATATGGAGAAACTGGCGGTAGGCCCTGCGCTTGTAGGCAAGGTTAGCATTGAAGACCCGGTTGAAGTCACTCTGGAGAAAGCAGCTGCTGCATTGAACAAAAACATCTCGGACCTCACTGTAATGATTCTGGATCGTGTGCGACACGAAAGTACAATCAAGACTCTGCGCAAGGTTGGCGTGCGGATCAAGTTCCTCAGTGACGGTGATGTTGCGGGTGCGATGGCACCGGCCTTCCCGGAGGCGGGCATTGATCTGTATGTGGGGTCTGGCGGAGCACCGGAAGGTGTGCTGGCGGCAGCTGCCCTGTCCTGCCTCGGAGGCGAAATTCAAGGCCGTCTGATGCCTGCCAACGCGGACGAATTCCAACGCTGCTTGCAGATGGGAATTGATAATCCTTACAAAGTGTTAACGATGCAGGATATGATCGGCACGGAGGACGTTATTTTTGCCGCAACGGGTGTGACGCCAGGTGAGATTCTGGGAGGGGTACGGTATCTTGCGGATGATCGGGCCGAGACCGATTCGATTGTTATGCGTGCCAAAACCAAAACAATTCGATTCATTCGTTCCCAACACTTCCTGCCGAACAAAGAAGTGCTGCACAAAGTAAGACAGCTGCAATCCACGCCAGAACCCTCGGATCGCATTCCGAGTCATGTGAAAACGTTGGAACAGGCTGAATTTAGTCAATCCTCCGTTGATTAA
- a CDS encoding GNAT family N-acetyltransferase, with the protein MTIRIEICTSEHVCELQEISYETFNETFKAQNSPANMKAYLERAFNREQLETELSIADSQFLFIYVNHKLAGYMKVSINDAQSEKMGEESLEIERVYIKKEFQKHGLGKVLLHKAIEMAIEHHKRNIWLGVWEKNENAIAFYEKMGFVQTGAHAFYMGDEKQIDFIMTKTIL; encoded by the coding sequence ATGACGATTCGTATAGAGATATGTACCAGTGAACATGTATGTGAACTGCAGGAGATTAGTTATGAGACGTTTAATGAAACGTTTAAAGCGCAAAATTCACCCGCTAATATGAAAGCTTATCTGGAAAGGGCATTTAATCGGGAACAATTAGAGACCGAACTTTCCATTGCGGATTCACAGTTTCTTTTTATTTACGTCAACCATAAATTGGCAGGGTACATGAAGGTGAGTATCAATGATGCTCAGTCTGAGAAGATGGGAGAGGAATCCCTTGAGATCGAGCGGGTGTACATTAAGAAAGAGTTCCAAAAACATGGGCTTGGTAAAGTACTGCTCCATAAAGCCATAGAGATGGCAATTGAACATCACAAAAGGAATATTTGGTTAGGCGTGTGGGAGAAAAATGAAAATGCCATCGCATTTTATGAGAAGATGGGGTTTGTACAGACAGGAGCTCATGCTTTTTACATGGGAGATGAGAAACAGATTGATTTTATAATGACCAAAACGATACTGTAA